In Natrinema sp. SYSU A 869, the following proteins share a genomic window:
- a CDS encoding glycoside hydrolase family 68 protein, giving the protein MVDENTKRSRRNILKTTGALGVAGLGLSFGTGTGVALETGEASEWTREHANSIALTDETTAPDIDENSDVISDDYWIWDTWPLRHRDGSIAKIDGWQIVFSLTASKDLVPGARHNEATIRYFYSRNGHDWQEGGTAFENPLGHHQWAGSAMYDQSEDQIHHFYTATSPEPEFRQRLALGKGASLRTSPHGVELTGDQEHVIIGEADGDLYQTLEQSREQGIVYAFRDPWYFEHPETGEDFVVFEGNTPTEGDGPDDPQSYNGNVGVMRATNDELTEWELLPPNLEAIEVNQQLERPHYVFNNGKWYLFVLSHEFTFAPGLSGPDALYGFVSDSLYGEYKPLNGSGLVLANPESAPFQGYSWLAMPHGDNVLIESFENFRGLDDTSRGEIGLDEVGHLPSEEQKELFGGTLAPSLKLQLKGTETRVVSELNDGHFLPSGGSNEGANGNNQ; this is encoded by the coding sequence ATGGTAGACGAGAATACTAAGCGAAGCAGACGTAATATCCTCAAAACAACTGGGGCACTCGGTGTGGCCGGTCTCGGACTATCGTTTGGAACCGGCACCGGGGTCGCACTTGAGACGGGTGAAGCGAGTGAGTGGACTCGTGAACACGCAAACAGCATCGCACTCACAGACGAGACGACTGCCCCGGATATCGATGAGAACTCCGACGTGATATCGGACGACTACTGGATCTGGGACACGTGGCCACTTCGACACCGCGACGGCTCGATCGCGAAGATCGACGGCTGGCAGATCGTCTTCTCACTCACGGCGTCAAAGGACCTTGTGCCGGGCGCTCGGCACAACGAGGCGACGATTCGCTACTTCTACTCCCGGAATGGTCACGACTGGCAGGAGGGCGGGACGGCCTTCGAGAACCCACTCGGGCACCACCAGTGGGCCGGCTCTGCGATGTACGATCAGAGCGAGGACCAGATTCACCACTTCTACACAGCGACCAGCCCGGAACCGGAGTTCCGCCAGCGACTCGCACTCGGCAAGGGTGCGTCCCTCCGGACCAGTCCGCATGGCGTCGAGCTGACCGGCGATCAGGAGCACGTCATTATCGGCGAAGCCGACGGGGATCTCTATCAGACCCTAGAGCAATCCCGGGAGCAGGGCATCGTCTACGCGTTCCGTGACCCGTGGTACTTCGAGCATCCCGAGACCGGTGAGGATTTCGTCGTATTCGAGGGGAACACGCCCACGGAAGGCGATGGCCCAGATGACCCGCAAAGCTACAACGGAAATGTTGGCGTAATGCGAGCAACCAACGACGAACTCACCGAATGGGAGCTCCTCCCTCCTAATCTGGAGGCGATCGAGGTTAACCAGCAGTTGGAACGCCCGCATTATGTCTTCAATAACGGGAAGTGGTATCTATTCGTCCTCAGCCACGAGTTTACGTTCGCTCCCGGACTCAGCGGCCCCGATGCGCTGTACGGGTTCGTAAGCGATTCGCTCTACGGCGAGTACAAACCGCTCAACGGGAGCGGGCTGGTTCTCGCAAACCCCGAGTCGGCGCCCTTCCAGGGCTACTCGTGGCTGGCGATGCCCCACGGCGACAACGTCCTGATCGAGAGCTTCGAGAACTTCCGCGGCCTCGATGACACGTCCCGGGGCGAGATCGGCCTCGACGAGGTCGGCCATCTGCCCTCCGAAGAGCAGAAGGAATTGTTCGGTGGAACGCTGGCACCGAGTCTGAAGCTGCAACTCAAGGGGACTGAAACGCGGGTCGTCAGCGAGCTCAATGACGGCCACTTCCTTCCCTCGGGTGGATCGAACGAGGGGGCGAACGGAAATAATCAGTAA
- a CDS encoding ABC transporter substrate-binding protein — MANQPDQINYNPFGQQTPGVLNKIIFEQGARWHADEGEWAPLLVESWEYPSTVQSGATVRFDLYDTYTWFNGDAYTAEDFVGQMRWRNVNNDAVWDFLDDVEQTGEYSVEMTLAEKIDTQLFENALFGMGDAPTNWTFKFDVFRDYLERMEDADSDEDRSTILQELAEWNVSLDEAREKGLGNGPFMPSESTANQLLLEKYEDYQNPHITANDIAFDTMEALPLQGPQEKLRSLRNNEVDALHNVAFNSAQADQIPDNYESVRFYSHSGESISFNCRREPLDNQRVRWALSNVLQASHDTLMQNLPLSDVNKERVNLSAGMSQPLIDEWLGDVKGQFMQFDGGTERATKLLRDEGFTQENGMWYKPGGEQFTLTFRDAGFHSNRTETASRILSDFGIETEAIIVEDTTYFGQTVPERDYDLTNWWVGQSAPLPYEGFQNHLVNEAWVTAYPLGVSSVSEWNGEGTSEFIVEVPPIGEPDGELREMNIRERLQATARGQSREEQRPHIQQLAWFWNWMDASWGPWTLYIASEYYNTENWNWPANDSAIMKTPSVQDWPVRQGQPMPNE, encoded by the coding sequence ATGGCCAACCAGCCGGACCAGATCAACTACAACCCCTTCGGACAGCAGACCCCCGGCGTCTTGAACAAGATCATCTTTGAGCAAGGCGCGCGGTGGCATGCCGATGAGGGAGAGTGGGCGCCACTGCTCGTCGAGAGCTGGGAATACCCATCGACAGTCCAGTCCGGGGCGACCGTTCGGTTCGACCTATATGATACTTATACGTGGTTCAACGGAGACGCGTACACGGCCGAGGACTTTGTGGGGCAAATGCGCTGGCGGAACGTGAACAACGATGCCGTCTGGGACTTCCTCGACGATGTCGAGCAAACGGGCGAATACAGCGTCGAGATGACGCTCGCTGAGAAGATCGACACCCAGCTGTTCGAGAACGCGCTGTTCGGGATGGGCGACGCCCCGACCAACTGGACGTTCAAGTTCGACGTCTTCAGGGACTACCTCGAGCGCATGGAAGACGCCGATTCCGACGAAGACCGGAGTACGATCCTCCAAGAACTCGCCGAGTGGAACGTTTCGCTCGACGAGGCTCGTGAGAAAGGGCTCGGGAACGGGCCGTTTATGCCGTCGGAGTCAACAGCGAACCAGCTACTCCTAGAGAAGTACGAGGACTATCAGAACCCCCACATCACGGCGAACGACATCGCGTTCGATACGATGGAAGCGCTGCCGCTTCAGGGGCCGCAAGAGAAGCTCCGATCGCTGCGCAACAACGAGGTGGATGCGCTTCACAACGTGGCATTCAACTCGGCGCAGGCCGACCAGATCCCGGACAACTATGAGTCCGTCAGGTTCTACAGCCACAGCGGCGAGTCGATCTCGTTCAATTGTCGTCGAGAGCCCCTCGACAACCAGCGGGTCCGGTGGGCGCTCTCGAACGTGCTGCAAGCGAGCCACGACACACTGATGCAGAATCTGCCGCTCTCGGACGTGAACAAGGAGCGCGTCAACCTGTCCGCGGGGATGTCCCAGCCGCTCATCGACGAGTGGCTTGGAGACGTCAAAGGTCAGTTCATGCAGTTCGACGGCGGGACCGAACGAGCCACCAAACTCCTTCGGGACGAAGGATTCACCCAGGAGAACGGTATGTGGTACAAGCCCGGCGGCGAGCAGTTCACGCTCACGTTCAGGGACGCCGGATTCCATAGCAACCGGACAGAAACTGCGTCGCGGATCCTCAGCGACTTCGGTATCGAGACCGAAGCGATCATCGTCGAGGACACCACGTACTTCGGGCAGACGGTCCCCGAGCGGGACTACGATCTCACTAACTGGTGGGTTGGCCAGTCCGCACCGCTTCCGTACGAGGGATTCCAGAACCACCTCGTCAACGAGGCGTGGGTGACCGCGTATCCGCTCGGCGTGTCCTCCGTCTCGGAGTGGAACGGCGAGGGTACCAGCGAGTTCATCGTCGAGGTTCCGCCGATCGGTGAGCCTGACGGGGAGCTTCGAGAGATGAACATCCGGGAACGCCTTCAGGCGACCGCGCGAGGCCAGAGCAGGGAAGAACAGCGGCCGCACATCCAGCAGCTAGCATGGTTCTGGAACTGGATGGACGCTTCCTGGGGACCGTGGACGCTGTACATCGCCTCTGAGTACTACAACACCGAGAACTGGAACTGGCCCGCAAACGACAGTGCGATCATGAAGACACCGAGTGTGCAAGACTGGCCCGTCCGCCAGGGCCAGCCGATGCCTAACGAATAA
- a CDS encoding glycoside hydrolase family 32 protein, protein MQAEDPKSKDSPSLGFLTAGELTDEQRAALRAAREIVAVDRVLLEDLPTERSLSSFDVLWWHRDLPFAEETFPSGAVDALMAYLDGGGGLLLSLHGVTTVEELGIDPQPPDLIDETYKPVHKWGQRPAGFLIGSRFADADLFGSCDGNRVHTQPSRSESTPRVAYERRIPKRGTVLASAAVGETDVPRENSVIGWQVGAGTVVGIGQHFTFDGIPSEYLTTLRTILRGAIKHIARGEAAMYTRPRSGAELAQVRTEIDDDPHRPSYHFTPPANWMNDPNGLIKWNGEYHLFYQYNPAGPYHGSIHWGHAVSDDLVHWEDRPVALEPDAGGPDRHGCWSGCTVLDDDIPTFVYTGGDGHNQLPCLARAADDDLDTWQKSPQNPIITDPPERPLILANGDWNAEFRDHDVWKEDGTWYHLIGSGTEDAGGTALLYQSDDLLDWGYVGPILVGDRDEDGPIWECPELLDFGDLQLLQVSNYDKVAYFLGTFDSQTFDRKDSGTLDHGNYYAAQSIPDGDGRYLSWGWIREDRSASAQWDAGWSGAMSVPRSLSLSSDGTLVVQPAEELTRLRGERETIDRQTLSPNDPSPCDGVSGDALEIQLELELDGANAFELVVACSDGGEERTLIRYTDGDRLTVNREHSSLSDAANSDPQSIDEVPQSDDGIVRLRVLVDASVIEVFVNDRTCVSSRIYPTRPDSTGVSLEAVGGAVELYSADIWSLKSAFADDSSAEAASNSEINLD, encoded by the coding sequence ATGCAAGCTGAGGACCCGAAGTCAAAAGACTCTCCCAGCCTTGGGTTTCTGACCGCGGGTGAACTGACGGACGAACAGCGCGCAGCGCTTCGAGCTGCACGGGAGATTGTGGCCGTGGACCGTGTTTTACTCGAGGACCTGCCAACGGAACGATCGCTGTCGTCGTTCGATGTGCTCTGGTGGCACCGTGATCTTCCCTTCGCGGAGGAGACGTTCCCGTCCGGTGCGGTCGACGCACTGATGGCGTATCTCGACGGGGGCGGCGGGCTTCTGTTGAGTCTACACGGAGTTACGACCGTCGAGGAGTTGGGGATCGATCCGCAGCCGCCGGATCTCATCGATGAGACGTACAAACCAGTCCACAAGTGGGGTCAGCGCCCGGCGGGGTTCCTGATCGGTTCACGGTTCGCCGACGCCGACCTGTTCGGGTCATGTGACGGAAACCGCGTTCACACGCAACCGTCCCGTAGCGAATCGACACCCCGAGTGGCCTACGAACGCCGGATCCCAAAGCGTGGAACGGTTCTCGCGAGCGCCGCTGTCGGCGAGACAGACGTCCCTCGAGAGAACAGCGTCATCGGCTGGCAAGTCGGGGCGGGAACCGTCGTCGGCATCGGCCAACACTTCACGTTCGATGGCATACCGTCGGAGTACCTGACAACACTGCGGACGATTCTTCGCGGGGCGATCAAGCACATTGCCCGCGGGGAGGCCGCGATGTATACTCGACCGCGGAGCGGCGCGGAACTGGCGCAGGTCCGGACAGAGATCGATGACGACCCTCACCGCCCCTCGTACCATTTCACGCCGCCGGCAAACTGGATGAACGATCCGAACGGGCTAATCAAATGGAACGGTGAGTATCACCTGTTCTACCAGTACAACCCGGCCGGACCGTACCACGGATCGATCCACTGGGGGCATGCGGTGAGCGACGACCTCGTTCACTGGGAAGATAGGCCCGTCGCGCTAGAGCCCGACGCAGGGGGGCCGGACCGGCACGGGTGCTGGTCGGGCTGTACGGTACTCGATGACGACATCCCAACGTTCGTCTACACCGGCGGCGACGGACACAACCAGCTCCCCTGTCTCGCTCGCGCAGCCGACGACGACCTCGATACCTGGCAGAAGTCCCCGCAGAATCCGATCATCACCGACCCTCCCGAAAGGCCGCTGATCCTCGCGAACGGCGACTGGAACGCCGAGTTTCGCGACCATGATGTCTGGAAGGAGGACGGAACCTGGTATCACCTCATCGGCTCCGGGACCGAGGACGCTGGCGGAACGGCGCTGTTGTATCAGTCGGACGACCTTCTCGATTGGGGGTACGTCGGTCCAATCCTAGTCGGAGACCGCGACGAAGACGGGCCGATCTGGGAGTGTCCGGAGCTACTCGACTTCGGCGACCTGCAGCTGTTGCAGGTCTCGAACTACGACAAGGTCGCGTACTTCCTCGGAACGTTCGACAGTCAGACGTTCGATCGAAAGGACTCGGGGACGCTCGATCACGGGAACTACTACGCCGCCCAATCGATCCCCGATGGCGACGGTCGGTACCTCTCGTGGGGCTGGATTCGTGAGGATCGCAGTGCGTCCGCGCAGTGGGACGCGGGGTGGTCCGGTGCCATGTCTGTCCCTCGTTCGCTCTCGCTCTCGTCCGACGGTACTCTCGTGGTGCAGCCGGCCGAGGAACTCACTCGTCTTCGGGGAGAACGCGAGACGATCGACCGCCAGACGCTCTCACCGAACGATCCGTCGCCGTGTGACGGCGTCTCCGGTGACGCACTGGAGATTCAACTCGAACTGGAACTCGATGGTGCTAACGCGTTCGAGCTCGTCGTCGCGTGCTCCGATGGCGGCGAGGAACGAACGTTGATCCGGTACACGGACGGCGACCGTCTGACCGTCAATCGCGAACACTCCAGCCTCTCGGACGCCGCAAACTCCGATCCGCAGTCAATCGACGAGGTACCCCAGTCCGACGACGGCATCGTTCGCCTGCGCGTGCTCGTTGACGCCTCGGTCATCGAAGTGTTCGTCAACGACCGGACTTGCGTGAGCAGCCGAATCTACCCCACTCGGCCCGATAGCACCGGCGTCTCGCTCGAGGCAGTCGGCGGAGCCGTTGAACTCTACTCGGCAGACATCTGGTCGCTGAAGTCCGCCTTCGCGGACGACTCGAGCGCCGAGGCGGCCTCAAACTCCGAAATTAACCTTGATTGA
- a CDS encoding ABC transporter permease, whose product MNYYVKRVIRSFVTLVLVITITFGLTRLMPGGPVDYMRAKLRKQNPNMPSEQIDQMVQAYVGVKPDEPIYVQYLNYVTSVLQGDLGESTYYNEPVVQIYAEAIPWTLFVLGTAMLVTFAISISLGALLAYKEGSRLDSVVSTVAIVMNSVPYYVAAIILIAIFVTNLGMYPLSGRTSLGVTPGFNLPFIVDVLRHATLPMLSVIITGFGVQTLAMRSNSIRVLGEDYIRVARLRMLPTSRIANQYVARNALLPIYTGFVIQIGFIFGGSIILEDIFQYPGVGYYFFNAITARDYPLMMGGFLIISVAVVIAVTIADLTYGLIDPRAGAGGDSSEAY is encoded by the coding sequence ATGAACTACTATGTAAAGCGCGTAATCCGATCGTTCGTGACTCTAGTGCTGGTCATCACGATCACGTTCGGTCTGACGCGTCTGATGCCCGGCGGCCCCGTCGATTACATGCGAGCGAAGCTTCGCAAGCAAAATCCGAACATGCCGTCCGAGCAGATCGACCAGATGGTGCAGGCGTACGTCGGCGTCAAGCCAGACGAACCGATCTACGTGCAGTACCTGAACTACGTCACTAGCGTCCTTCAGGGCGACCTCGGCGAATCGACGTACTACAACGAGCCGGTCGTCCAGATCTACGCGGAGGCGATTCCATGGACGCTGTTCGTTCTCGGAACAGCGATGCTTGTGACGTTCGCGATTTCGATCTCGCTCGGCGCGCTTCTCGCTTACAAGGAGGGAAGTCGGCTTGACTCCGTCGTCAGCACCGTCGCGATCGTGATGAACTCCGTCCCCTATTACGTAGCGGCGATCATTCTCATTGCGATCTTCGTCACGAACCTGGGAATGTATCCGCTTTCCGGGAGAACGAGCCTCGGCGTCACACCGGGCTTCAACCTTCCGTTCATAGTAGACGTGCTACGACACGCGACCCTGCCGATGCTCTCGGTCATCATCACGGGCTTTGGCGTCCAGACGCTCGCGATGCGGAGCAACAGTATCAGAGTACTCGGGGAGGATTACATCCGTGTAGCACGGTTGCGGATGCTCCCCACGAGTCGCATCGCGAACCAGTACGTGGCTCGGAACGCACTCCTCCCGATCTACACCGGCTTCGTCATCCAGATCGGGTTCATCTTCGGGGGTTCAATCATCCTCGAGGACATCTTCCAGTACCCGGGTGTCGGGTACTACTTCTTCAACGCGATCACGGCGCGTGACTATCCGTTGATGATGGGCGGGTTCCTCATCATCTCGGTTGCAGTCGTCATCGCGGTCACGATTGCTGATCTCACCTACGGACTGATCGATCCGCGTGCGGGTGCCGGGGGTGATTCCAGTGAAGCCTACTGA
- a CDS encoding ABC transporter permease, with product MKPTDEDRNPMADGGDINAAEIPLESVSVEDVTRRDRIAKDLREHWETFLLAWSDWRFKAGFLILLGFVFAGTVGVWLVEPPTYQDGNKWDRPSYFGENPLGTDQFGQDIAALLIHATPDMLLMLMGGAVFATGIGAFVGIVSGYKGGRADEILMTLTDTAMMIPGLPLIIIVGAIWEPTSPILVGILVSINAWAGTARSLRSQVLTIREEAYVEASRIMGVSTGSILRKDITPQLLPLILVNFVMSGRGVIFNSVALYFLGVLPVEGVNWGVMLEKAYNAGAVTSPQLYYTVLWPLLTIVLLSWGLIMLSQGLDRVVNVRVRDRHEGEGTKQ from the coding sequence GTGAAGCCTACTGACGAGGACAGGAATCCGATGGCCGACGGCGGCGATATCAACGCGGCAGAGATCCCGCTTGAGAGCGTCTCCGTCGAGGACGTCACCCGACGCGACCGGATCGCCAAGGACCTTCGCGAGCACTGGGAAACGTTCCTGCTGGCGTGGTCCGACTGGCGGTTCAAGGCCGGATTCCTGATCCTGCTCGGATTCGTCTTTGCCGGAACGGTCGGCGTCTGGCTCGTCGAACCACCGACGTATCAGGACGGAAATAAGTGGGACAGACCGTCCTACTTCGGCGAGAACCCGCTTGGCACTGATCAGTTCGGACAGGACATCGCCGCGCTGTTGATTCACGCGACGCCGGACATGCTGTTAATGCTGATGGGCGGGGCGGTGTTCGCTACCGGGATCGGCGCGTTCGTCGGTATCGTCTCGGGCTACAAGGGCGGTCGGGCCGACGAAATACTGATGACGCTGACTGACACGGCGATGATGATTCCCGGGCTCCCGCTGATCATCATCGTCGGCGCGATCTGGGAGCCAACTAGCCCGATCCTCGTCGGTATCCTCGTGTCGATCAACGCGTGGGCCGGGACGGCGCGGTCGCTCAGATCCCAGGTCCTCACGATCCGGGAAGAGGCGTACGTCGAGGCCTCGCGGATCATGGGCGTCTCGACCGGATCGATCCTGCGCAAGGACATCACGCCGCAGCTCCTCCCGCTCATCCTCGTCAATTTCGTGATGTCGGGGCGGGGAGTGATCTTCAACTCCGTGGCGCTGTACTTCCTCGGGGTGCTTCCGGTCGAAGGTGTCAACTGGGGCGTGATGCTGGAGAAGGCGTACAACGCTGGCGCGGTCACGTCGCCACAGTTGTACTACACGGTTCTGTGGCCACTCCTGACGATCGTGCTCCTATCGTGGGGACTCATCATGCTTTCTCAGGGGCTCGACCGTGTCGTCAATGTCAGGGTTCGCGACCGCCACGAAGGCGAGGGGACCAAACAATGA
- a CDS encoding ABC transporter ATP-binding protein, with product MSSDYETHEREVVQQTNAASADRDVILEVRNASVEFDMGRGTSRVLDDVSMDIRQSEILGVVGESGSGKSMFASALLDAVVEPGQLSGEVIYHPQDGDPVDIANADRDLLKRYRWKEISMVFQGAMSSFNPTQRIRDHFTETLKAHDHNLKSGMDHTRRLLRELHLDPDRVLDAYPHELSGGMQQRALIALSLVLKPRVLVMDEPTAALDLLMQRSILGLLENLQERYDLTVVFITHDLPLVAGLADRIGVLYAFQMAEVGPTNEILRDPAHPYTRDLLNAVPNLETPLNSMTPIEGRAPDPVDTATGCRYASRCPLATDECRSEDPPFFDVGADHETACHHWERAREEIPFNPTESSEQVETDAVTGRQSDDPVLSLDDVDVHFERNSGLRSKLTGDSETVYAVNDVTLDIYENDVVALVGESGCGKTTLGKTAIGVQRPTNGRVSHRGVDVWNARDGGDDAYDEIRSALQIIHQDPGSSLNPNRSVQEILETPLKQAQDNLSFKDRRERIIAMLEYVGLSPARDYADRYPHQLSGGEKQRVALVRALFMNPDLILADEAVSALDVSLRVEMMDLMLELQQRFDTSYLFISHNFENARYLAGKVDGRIGVMYLGNVVEIGPAEEIIRNPRHPYTKILRWSTADIDPDDSSGELPVRSIDIPDPVDPPSGCPFQTRCPKAREHCTEECPSLDPSNGGSDDHAIACFRECDSDHPYWDSEPLDGADGDESIFGPDRPPEERAAPDGGERTSDDHSGDVRRKDR from the coding sequence ATGAGTTCCGACTACGAAACACACGAACGCGAAGTAGTACAACAAACGAACGCAGCGTCGGCCGACCGAGACGTGATTCTAGAGGTTCGAAACGCCTCGGTCGAGTTCGATATGGGCCGCGGGACGTCGCGGGTCCTCGACGACGTCTCGATGGATATCCGCCAGAGCGAAATCCTCGGCGTCGTCGGCGAGTCTGGCTCTGGGAAGTCGATGTTCGCCTCAGCGCTCCTCGACGCGGTCGTCGAGCCGGGCCAACTCTCCGGGGAAGTGATCTATCACCCCCAGGACGGCGACCCGGTCGACATCGCGAATGCCGATCGTGACCTGCTGAAGCGGTACCGCTGGAAGGAGATTTCGATGGTGTTCCAGGGCGCGATGAGTTCGTTCAATCCGACCCAGCGGATCCGCGATCACTTCACGGAGACGCTGAAGGCGCACGACCACAACCTCAAGTCGGGGATGGACCACACGCGCCGGCTGCTGCGAGAACTCCACCTTGATCCCGATCGGGTGCTCGACGCGTACCCCCACGAATTGAGCGGCGGAATGCAGCAGCGAGCACTCATCGCGCTCTCGCTAGTGTTGAAACCGCGAGTGCTAGTGATGGACGAGCCGACCGCGGCGCTCGACCTGCTGATGCAGCGATCGATCCTCGGCCTTCTGGAGAACCTCCAGGAGCGGTACGATCTCACCGTCGTGTTCATCACCCACGACCTCCCGCTGGTGGCTGGCCTGGCGGACCGGATCGGCGTTCTGTACGCCTTCCAGATGGCGGAGGTCGGTCCGACCAACGAAATCCTCCGCGATCCCGCTCACCCATACACAAGGGACCTGCTCAACGCCGTTCCGAACCTCGAAACGCCACTGAACTCGATGACGCCGATCGAGGGACGGGCACCCGATCCGGTCGACACGGCGACCGGCTGCCGGTACGCGTCTAGGTGTCCGCTGGCAACCGACGAGTGTCGGTCCGAAGACCCGCCGTTCTTCGACGTCGGTGCTGACCACGAGACTGCCTGTCATCACTGGGAGCGAGCGCGCGAGGAGATCCCGTTCAATCCGACCGAAAGCTCCGAACAGGTCGAAACAGACGCCGTGACAGGTCGCCAATCAGACGATCCGGTACTCTCGCTCGACGACGTGGACGTCCACTTTGAACGGAACTCGGGGCTTCGGTCGAAACTCACTGGCGACAGCGAGACTGTCTACGCCGTCAACGACGTTACCCTCGATATCTACGAGAACGACGTGGTCGCGCTCGTCGGCGAATCGGGCTGTGGCAAGACGACGCTCGGGAAGACCGCTATCGGTGTCCAGCGACCGACCAACGGGAGGGTTTCGCATCGGGGAGTCGACGTCTGGAACGCCCGCGACGGCGGCGACGACGCCTACGACGAGATCCGCTCGGCGCTACAGATCATCCACCAGGACCCGGGGAGTTCGCTGAATCCCAACCGAAGCGTTCAGGAGATCCTCGAGACCCCGCTCAAGCAGGCTCAGGACAACCTCAGCTTCAAGGATCGACGAGAACGGATCATCGCGATGCTAGAGTACGTCGGCCTCTCCCCGGCTCGTGATTACGCCGACCGTTACCCACATCAGCTCTCCGGCGGCGAGAAACAGCGCGTTGCGCTCGTGCGCGCACTGTTCATGAATCCGGACCTCATCCTAGCTGACGAAGCGGTGAGCGCGCTGGACGTATCGCTCCGCGTCGAGATGATGGATCTGATGCTCGAACTGCAACAGCGGTTCGATACGTCGTATCTGTTCATCTCGCACAACTTCGAGAACGCGCGGTATCTCGCTGGAAAGGTTGACGGCCGGATCGGCGTGATGTACCTCGGAAACGTCGTCGAGATCGGTCCCGCCGAGGAGATTATCCGGAACCCGCGTCATCCCTACACGAAGATCCTTCGCTGGTCGACGGCGGACATCGACCCCGACGACAGCAGCGGGGAACTACCGGTGCGGAGCATCGACATCCCGGATCCCGTCGACCCCCCGAGCGGCTGCCCGTTCCAGACGCGGTGCCCGAAAGCCCGCGAGCACTGTACCGAGGAGTGTCCGTCACTTGATCCGTCGAACGGGGGTTCGGATGATCACGCGATCGCCTGCTTCCGCGAGTGCGATAGTGACCATCCCTACTGGGACAGCGAACCGCTCGACGGTGCTGATGGCGACGAGTCCATCTTCGGACCCGACCGTCCGCCCGAAGAACGTGCGGCTCCGGACGGCGGTGAGCGGACCTCGGACGATCACTCCGGGGACGTACGGAGGAAGGACCGATGA